A window of the Henckelia pumila isolate YLH828 chromosome 3, ASM3356847v2, whole genome shotgun sequence genome harbors these coding sequences:
- the LOC140890682 gene encoding probable DNA primase large subunit, producing the protein MSILVKELWRKNMMQVEASETVNKDVISHFVLRLVYCIEEELRKWFLSIESTLFCYRFQLETPEAQRALLVEFDLPYKAVSSAEYESIKDKLNQVVRSNGKSLSNGRKQGAASPCAACKLLRRRCMQDCVFSPYFPADEPHKFASFHKVFGASNVNKMFQGYLVPKKSTFPSGMNALDDHVHRKGL; encoded by the exons ATGTCAATATTG GTTAAAGAATTATGGAGGAAAAATATGATGCAAGTAGAAGCATCTGAGACTGTCAACAAGGATGTCATTTCACATTTCGTGTTGCGCCTAGTCTACTGCATAGA GGAGGAATTAAGGAAATGGTTTCTTTCCATTGAGTCTACACTATTTTGTTATCGATTTCAACTTGAAACTCCTGAAGCCCAG AGGGCATTGTTGGTAGAGTTTGACCTACCTTACAAAGCTGTAAGCAGTGCTGAATATGAG AGTATAAAGGACAAATTGAACCAGGTGGTGCGCTCCAATGGAAAATCCTTATCCAATGGTAGAAAGCAAGGGGCAGCGTCTCCGTGCGCCGCGTGCAAGCTTCTTCGGCGGAGATGTATGCAGGATTGCGTATTTTCGCCGTATTTTCCTGCCGACGAGCCCCACAAATTTGCTAGCTTTCACAAAGTGTTTGGTGCCAGCAATGTCAACAAGATGTTCCAG GGTTATCTGGTACCTAAGAAATCCACATTTCCTTCTGGGATGAACGCTTTGGATGACCATGTTCATAGAAAAGGACTCTAA